A portion of the Parachlamydia sp. AcF125 genome contains these proteins:
- the nusB gene encoding transcription antitermination factor NusB has product MAIPLKKFREVVFVLLYSQDCGQVSEKELIELVMKELAVTKKTAYLALKKVELIQEKKAEIDDLIANTSREYRFERIQTVEKNVLRLGIYEMLFDESIPPKVSIAEAIRLSRKFSTPESATFVNALLDHIYQTKEGNACDNQAIIKSAAELAQTEEVVQKFLQAAERGEVLRAPFEGETEDESDREE; this is encoded by the coding sequence ATGGCCATCCCCTTAAAAAAATTTCGAGAAGTCGTTTTTGTGCTTCTTTATAGCCAAGACTGTGGCCAAGTGAGCGAAAAAGAGCTTATTGAGCTTGTGATGAAAGAGCTGGCGGTTACTAAAAAGACAGCTTATTTAGCTCTTAAAAAAGTAGAGCTTATCCAAGAAAAAAAAGCTGAGATTGATGATTTAATTGCAAATACGTCGCGTGAATATCGTTTTGAAAGAATTCAAACGGTGGAAAAAAATGTTTTGCGCCTTGGAATCTACGAGATGCTATTTGATGAATCCATTCCTCCCAAAGTTTCCATAGCGGAAGCTATTCGGCTATCGCGCAAATTTAGTACTCCGGAATCAGCCACTTTTGTGAACGCTTTACTTGATCATATTTATCAGACTAAAGAAGGAAATGCCTGCGACAATCAGGCGATTATAAAAAGTGCGGCTGAGCTTGCTCAAACTGAAGAGGTGGTGCAAAAGTTTTTGCAGGCAGCAGAAAGGGGAGAAGTCCTGCGAGCCCCTTTTGAGGGTGAAACTGAGGATGAAAGCGATAGGGAGGAGTGA
- the murB gene encoding UDP-N-acetylmuramate dehydrogenase, which produces MDFPFACQQNKLLSTLSTLGIGGPARYYVEVGDIASMQQILMFCSEQALPFFILGKGSNCLFDDAGFDGVVIHNKIGFFENPQAGLFRVGAGYSFSLLGVKTAREGWSGLEFASGIPASVGGAVFMNAGANGWETCDSLLEVEYVDERGQLCVFSREKLEFSYRTSPFQHMSGAIVAASFFLSPLDSARQKQFQILDYRKKTQPYGEKSAGCIFRNPPGGHAGALIEQTGLKGQAIGGAKVSCMHANFIVNEGNARAREVLELIAHIKEEVLKQQGVELESEVRYISSLPKSI; this is translated from the coding sequence ATGGATTTTCCCTTTGCTTGCCAACAAAACAAGCTTTTGAGTACACTCAGTACTCTTGGAATCGGAGGACCTGCACGCTACTATGTGGAAGTCGGGGACATCGCTTCCATGCAACAAATTTTAATGTTCTGCTCCGAGCAAGCTCTTCCTTTTTTTATATTAGGCAAAGGTTCAAATTGCCTATTTGACGATGCCGGTTTTGATGGGGTAGTCATCCACAATAAGATTGGTTTTTTTGAAAATCCCCAAGCTGGGCTTTTCCGTGTAGGAGCGGGTTACAGTTTTTCTCTTTTAGGTGTTAAGACAGCTCGAGAAGGATGGTCCGGTTTAGAATTTGCCTCGGGAATCCCTGCAAGTGTGGGAGGAGCCGTCTTTATGAATGCAGGCGCTAATGGCTGGGAAACCTGCGACTCCCTACTTGAAGTTGAGTATGTGGATGAAAGAGGACAGCTTTGCGTTTTTTCAAGGGAAAAACTTGAGTTTTCTTATCGCACTTCTCCTTTTCAACACATGTCTGGAGCTATTGTCGCAGCTTCATTTTTTTTATCTCCTTTAGATTCTGCTAGACAAAAACAATTTCAAATCTTAGATTATCGCAAAAAAACGCAACCATACGGTGAAAAGTCTGCCGGCTGTATTTTTAGAAACCCACCAGGTGGCCATGCCGGCGCTTTGATTGAACAAACGGGTCTAAAGGGACAAGCGATTGGGGGGGCTAAAGTCTCCTGCATGCACGCAAATTTTATCGTAAATGAGGGTAATGCGCGTGCGCGAGAGGTTTTAGAATTGATTGCTCATATTAAAGAGGAAGTCTTAAAACAGCAAGGTGTGGAGCTTGAAAGCGAAGTACGCTACATCTCCAGCCTTCCAAAAAGCATATAA
- a CDS encoding PHP domain-containing protein, whose product MDDFRADMHCHSTCSDGTCTPEELVDLAAKNGLKGLSITDHDSIKAYQSALEPAAKQGIQLLSGVEFSAQQDSVNVHILAYAFAFHDSLIAEFCQKHTVRRLERNREILDLLRMHRMPMKEQDVWDLSPQGTIGRPHIALAMINYGYVKSLQEAFKKYLGDGKPCFASGKPFSVEETLDVIHKAKGLAIIAHPHLIDHAPTHKRLLELDFDGIECYYGKFPAHMHEKWLEIAHNKDWLISGGSDFHGSMKPGLNLGNSWVNEEIFNQFYSHLQANLRECL is encoded by the coding sequence ATGGATGATTTCCGTGCAGACATGCATTGCCATTCAACGTGCTCGGATGGGACATGCACTCCAGAAGAATTGGTGGATTTGGCTGCTAAAAATGGTTTGAAAGGTTTATCGATCACGGATCACGATAGCATTAAGGCTTATCAAAGCGCCCTAGAACCTGCAGCAAAACAAGGCATACAATTGCTTTCTGGCGTGGAATTTTCTGCTCAGCAAGATTCTGTAAATGTCCATATTCTTGCCTATGCTTTTGCTTTTCATGATTCGCTGATTGCCGAATTTTGCCAAAAACACACGGTTCGCCGTCTAGAAAGAAATCGAGAAATCTTAGATCTTTTAAGAATGCATCGCATGCCAATGAAAGAGCAAGACGTGTGGGATTTGTCTCCTCAAGGAACTATTGGTCGTCCCCATATTGCTTTAGCCATGATCAATTATGGGTATGTGAAAAGCTTGCAAGAAGCCTTTAAAAAGTATTTAGGAGATGGAAAGCCATGCTTTGCTTCTGGTAAACCTTTCTCAGTAGAAGAAACCCTAGACGTTATCCACAAGGCTAAAGGGCTAGCGATTATTGCCCACCCTCATCTAATCGATCATGCTCCTACGCACAAACGCCTCTTGGAGCTGGATTTTGATGGGATTGAATGTTACTACGGGAAATTCCCAGCACATATGCATGAAAAATGGCTGGAGATTGCTCACAATAAAGATTGGTTGATTTCGGGAGGGTCTGATTTTCATGGAAGTATGAAGCCGGGGCTCAATTTGGGCAATTCTTGGGTAAATGAGGAAATTTTTAATCAGTTTTATAGCCATCTTCAGGCCAATTTAAGGGAGTGTCTATGA
- a CDS encoding Mur ligase family protein, which translates to MSYVKLVKRLFAETHIRGMKLGLSNCLRLHHAMGRPCDSFKSIHIAGTNGKGSVTAKIAAGLQAADCRVGRYVSPHVSTFRERISVNGEMISEGEVVEILEQLFAVADKEKIFPTFFEFTTLLAFCFFARKKVDMAVLEAGLGGRLDATNIVHPILSVITSISADHTEILGHTLEEITKEKAGIIKSRIPILIGPSVPYALIQPLAEKSNSPLFSVSETFANPEEENCAIAKKALQQLQVKEENIEQGLMARLPCRYEKIPTNIPIFLDVAHNPAGIESLLKRARKDYPEIPFHIVCGFSRNKDVQMCLDLIAQKAKHIYLVSSKGEKAAPVSQLEAIIKTFSTFPEEIHSHLSIQQSVRLAVQNASLDGGMVIICGTFYIMRDARIVLGINEPVDPLELRD; encoded by the coding sequence ATGAGTTATGTAAAGTTGGTTAAGCGTTTATTTGCAGAAACACATATAAGAGGCATGAAGCTTGGTCTTTCAAATTGCCTTCGTTTGCATCACGCCATGGGGCGCCCTTGCGATTCATTTAAATCTATTCACATTGCGGGGACAAATGGAAAAGGATCCGTGACGGCAAAAATCGCAGCGGGCCTGCAAGCTGCCGATTGTAGGGTAGGGCGGTATGTGTCTCCTCATGTTTCGACATTTAGAGAAAGAATAAGCGTAAATGGAGAGATGATTTCTGAGGGCGAAGTTGTAGAGATTTTGGAGCAACTGTTTGCTGTTGCCGATAAAGAAAAAATATTTCCCACCTTTTTCGAGTTTACCACTTTGTTAGCTTTTTGCTTTTTTGCGAGAAAAAAAGTGGACATGGCTGTGCTCGAAGCCGGCTTAGGTGGACGTTTAGATGCCACCAATATTGTCCATCCTATTCTTTCGGTGATCACTTCGATCTCAGCCGATCATACAGAGATTCTGGGCCACACTTTGGAAGAGATTACCAAAGAAAAAGCCGGAATTATTAAATCCCGCATTCCTATTCTAATTGGACCTTCTGTCCCTTATGCCCTGATTCAGCCTCTTGCAGAGAAGTCCAACAGTCCTTTATTTTCGGTTTCAGAAACCTTTGCCAATCCGGAAGAAGAAAATTGCGCAATTGCAAAAAAAGCGCTTCAACAGTTGCAAGTGAAGGAAGAGAATATAGAACAAGGACTTATGGCACGCTTACCTTGCCGGTATGAAAAAATACCAACCAATATCCCCATTTTTTTAGATGTGGCTCATAATCCTGCGGGAATTGAGAGCCTCTTGAAAAGAGCCAGGAAAGATTATCCTGAAATACCCTTTCATATTGTGTGCGGGTTTTCTCGCAATAAAGATGTGCAAATGTGCCTGGATTTGATCGCCCAAAAAGCAAAGCACATTTATCTTGTTTCCTCTAAAGGGGAGAAAGCAGCTCCCGTTTCGCAACTTGAAGCGATTATTAAAACATTTTCAACCTTTCCCGAGGAGATTCATTCCCACCTAAGCATCCAACAATCCGTTAGGCTTGCCGTGCAAAATGCTTCCCTAGATGGAGGAATGGTGATTATTTGCGGAACTTTTTATATCATGCGCGATGCACGCATAGTTTTGGGAATTAATGAACCGGTAGACCCTCTAGAACTGCGTGATTAG
- the cydB gene encoding cytochrome d ubiquinol oxidase subunit II, which yields MINASSLEFVWFTVFVTLVTGYAILDGFDLGVGMLHLFSKKDEERRLMLNSIGPVWDGNEVWLVTAGGALFAGFPDIYATLCSAFYVPLMILLGGLIFRAVAIEFRSKRPMAWWRWMWDVLFSFASLVIAGTLGIVLGNLIRGIPLDHQKEFTGDLSSLLHPYTLLIGIMAIALFCMHGGIFILMKTEGELHDKIRAWINPCIIFFIITYALVTMATLIYMPHMTRTIQERPIFFLLAVGNMLAIANIPREINQGKDGLAFVSSCFNIIFLMLLYAVGTYPDVIRSINDPSLSLTIYNSASSEKTLGILILIALIGIPLVLAYTIAIYWIFHGKVKLDSTSY from the coding sequence ATGATTAATGCCTCTTCCCTTGAATTTGTTTGGTTTACCGTTTTTGTCACCCTGGTTACAGGCTATGCAATTTTAGATGGCTTTGATTTAGGGGTAGGGATGCTACACTTGTTTTCCAAAAAGGATGAAGAGCGGCGCTTGATGCTCAACTCAATCGGTCCTGTTTGGGATGGCAACGAGGTTTGGCTGGTCACAGCTGGAGGAGCCCTATTTGCAGGCTTTCCAGACATCTATGCAACGTTGTGTTCTGCTTTTTACGTTCCCCTCATGATTCTTTTGGGAGGGCTTATTTTTCGAGCCGTGGCGATTGAATTTCGTAGTAAACGTCCAATGGCCTGGTGGCGATGGATGTGGGATGTGTTATTTAGTTTTGCAAGTTTAGTTATTGCAGGGACATTGGGCATTGTTTTGGGAAACCTGATTAGGGGGATTCCACTCGATCATCAAAAAGAGTTTACAGGAGATCTCTCTTCTCTTCTTCATCCTTATACGCTTTTAATTGGAATAATGGCCATCGCCTTGTTCTGTATGCATGGCGGCATTTTTATTTTGATGAAAACAGAAGGAGAACTTCACGATAAAATCCGTGCTTGGATTAATCCATGCATTATTTTTTTCATCATCACCTATGCTTTGGTGACCATGGCTACGCTCATCTATATGCCACATATGACTAGAACAATCCAAGAACGACCTATTTTCTTTTTACTTGCTGTAGGAAATATGTTAGCCATTGCAAATATTCCTCGGGAGATTAATCAAGGGAAAGATGGGTTAGCGTTTGTTTCCTCATGCTTTAATATTATTTTTTTGATGTTATTATACGCTGTAGGCACTTATCCAGATGTTATTCGCTCTATTAATGATCCAAGCCTTAGTTTGACGATTTATAACTCAGCTTCCTCTGAAAAAACTTTAGGCATTTTGATCCTAATTGCCCTGATTGGAATTCCACTAGTTTTGGCGTATACCATCGCCATTTATTGGATCTTCCATGGGAAAGTAAAATTGGACTCAACGAGCTACTAA
- a CDS encoding cytochrome ubiquinol oxidase subunit I produces the protein MDVEILARFQFALTIMFHYIYPPLSIGLGLFLVCAESAYLRTKNPIYLQIGKYWTRIFALTFAIGVATGIVMEFEFGTNWATYSRYVGDVFGSALAAEGVFAFFLESGFLAIMLFGWNRVKPKTHFFSTLMVCLGAHFSAVWIVVANSWMQTPAGYHIVGDGLNARAEIIDFWAMVFNPSSMHRLSHTLVGAWLAGMFLVISVSAYYLLKKKHLDFARCSLKIALSIAFVSLILQFILGDMSARGVAHNQPAKLAAFEGLFETKSEVPLTLFGIVNPKERRVDYQIAIPKLLSYLSFKDSTAIIQGLDKVPEKDWPHVSIVFQVYRLMIAMWGCMFFLSGVAIYLWWKGTLFTNKWVLRSMVVSVLFPQLANEAGWVAAEMGRYPWIVQGLLRISEGLSKSVTANQVLGSIIMFSIVYLFLFILFIYLLNEKIKHGPIEEDLASPYHHLQAYVKELQHD, from the coding sequence ATGGACGTTGAAATACTCGCCCGCTTTCAATTTGCCCTTACTATCATGTTTCACTACATTTATCCTCCCCTAAGTATAGGTTTAGGATTATTTTTAGTTTGTGCGGAAAGCGCTTACCTAAGAACAAAGAATCCTATTTATCTCCAAATAGGGAAGTACTGGACACGTATTTTTGCTTTGACATTTGCAATTGGCGTAGCTACCGGAATTGTGATGGAATTTGAATTTGGCACAAATTGGGCGACTTACTCTCGGTACGTAGGAGATGTATTTGGAAGTGCTCTTGCTGCAGAAGGTGTCTTCGCTTTCTTTCTCGAGTCTGGTTTCCTAGCAATCATGCTTTTTGGGTGGAATCGTGTGAAACCCAAGACACACTTCTTTTCCACTCTTATGGTTTGCTTAGGAGCTCATTTCAGCGCTGTTTGGATTGTGGTAGCCAATTCATGGATGCAAACGCCGGCAGGTTATCACATTGTAGGTGATGGGCTAAACGCTCGCGCTGAAATTATCGACTTTTGGGCCATGGTTTTTAATCCATCCTCTATGCATCGGCTCTCTCACACTCTTGTGGGGGCATGGTTGGCAGGCATGTTTTTGGTCATCAGTGTTTCGGCTTATTATCTTTTGAAGAAAAAACACCTAGATTTTGCTCGCTGTTCCCTTAAAATTGCGTTAAGCATTGCTTTTGTTTCCTTAATCCTACAGTTTATCTTAGGTGACATGAGTGCTAGAGGCGTTGCACACAACCAACCCGCCAAACTTGCTGCTTTTGAGGGACTTTTTGAGACTAAAAGCGAAGTTCCCCTAACCCTTTTTGGCATAGTGAATCCAAAGGAGAGACGGGTTGATTATCAAATTGCGATTCCAAAGCTCTTAAGCTATCTTTCTTTTAAAGATTCTACAGCTATAATTCAAGGATTAGATAAAGTCCCCGAAAAAGATTGGCCCCATGTCTCGATTGTCTTTCAAGTTTACCGCTTGATGATTGCAATGTGGGGATGCATGTTTTTTTTAAGTGGTGTGGCTATTTATCTGTGGTGGAAAGGAACCTTGTTTACCAACAAGTGGGTGCTACGTTCCATGGTGGTATCGGTCCTCTTTCCTCAACTTGCCAATGAAGCGGGTTGGGTGGCTGCCGAAATGGGAAGGTATCCATGGATTGTGCAAGGCTTACTTCGTATATCAGAAGGGCTTTCCAAATCCGTTACAGCCAATCAAGTTCTCGGATCTATTATCATGTTTTCGATTGTGTATCTATTTTTATTTATTTTGTTTATTTATTTACTCAATGAAAAAATCAAGCATGGCCCCATAGAAGAAGATCTCGCAAGTCCTTATCATCATCTTCAGGCCTACGTAAAGGAGCTGCAACATGATTAA
- the folP gene encoding dihydropteroate synthase: MSKAKLMGILNVTPDSFYDGGRYNDPETAVTRGLQMIKEGADILDIGGESTRPGSFAVPEAEELARVIPVIKKLCTQTTCVVSVDTMKPGVAAAAIEAGASLINDVGGFSLPSMQEIAAAYDVDICVMHMQGEPRTMQNNPSYPEGVVAHLMHWFENRVNTLKKKGIKENRIILDPGIGFGKTVDDNLQIIQNLSLFKSMGFRVLLGASRKSFLSKIVNKTSADVLPETLAVHVIGLQQGVDIIRVHDVREHRGIIDLMERFA; encoded by the coding sequence ATGTCTAAAGCTAAATTAATGGGAATTTTGAACGTCACTCCCGACTCATTTTACGATGGCGGGCGGTATAATGATCCGGAGACGGCTGTGACGCGGGGCCTGCAAATGATAAAGGAGGGCGCTGATATTCTAGATATTGGGGGAGAATCCACACGGCCCGGATCTTTTGCTGTGCCTGAAGCAGAAGAATTAGCGCGCGTGATTCCTGTTATAAAAAAGCTTTGTACCCAAACAACCTGCGTAGTGTCGGTTGACACCATGAAACCAGGGGTCGCCGCTGCTGCAATTGAAGCAGGGGCTTCGTTAATTAATGATGTAGGAGGTTTTAGCCTTCCTTCTATGCAAGAAATTGCCGCAGCATACGATGTGGATATCTGTGTGATGCATATGCAAGGGGAGCCCAGAACAATGCAAAATAATCCTTCTTATCCGGAAGGCGTGGTTGCTCATTTGATGCATTGGTTTGAGAATCGAGTAAATACCTTAAAAAAAAAGGGGATAAAAGAAAATCGGATCATTCTAGATCCAGGCATTGGGTTTGGAAAAACGGTTGATGATAATCTTCAAATTATACAAAATCTATCCTTGTTCAAGTCGATGGGTTTTCGTGTTTTGTTGGGAGCATCACGCAAGTCTTTTCTTTCTAAAATCGTGAATAAAACTTCTGCAGACGTTTTGCCGGAGACCCTTGCTGTCCATGTCATAGGTTTACAGCAGGGAGTCGATATCATTCGTGTGCATGATGTAAGGGAACATCGTGGAATCATAGATCTCATGGAGAGATTTGCTTAA
- the cdaA gene encoding diadenylate cyclase CdaA produces MNVFHFMIPGLEIIIIAVMVYSLLSFFWNTRAMDLILGLLAFVAVYGGAKWLDFPVVQKLMLYFINVAVIAVLIIFQPELRLALSKMSVKGKKYREMTEFDKFLDSIAQTIYRLSERRIGALVLFENQDSLDEFANKAVILNARFSPELLESIFTTTTPLHDGAVIIRGMSILSAATILPLADDSLQLSKSMGTRHRAGLGISQITDALIIVVSEETGKVSIAREGIMTRGVKMDRFKGIIRSVFTPPKTKVESGFDLIGQLKQWNQ; encoded by the coding sequence ATGAATGTATTTCACTTTATGATTCCAGGATTGGAAATCATCATTATCGCTGTAATGGTCTATAGCCTCCTGTCTTTTTTCTGGAATACGCGGGCGATGGATCTGATTTTAGGCCTGCTCGCCTTTGTTGCTGTTTATGGGGGAGCCAAATGGCTTGATTTTCCCGTGGTACAAAAGCTCATGTTGTATTTTATCAATGTGGCTGTGATTGCGGTGTTAATTATTTTTCAGCCTGAGCTTCGCTTAGCATTGTCCAAAATGAGTGTGAAAGGGAAAAAATACCGCGAAATGACTGAATTTGACAAGTTTCTTGATAGTATAGCTCAAACTATTTACCGTTTATCGGAAAGAAGGATTGGCGCCCTTGTGTTATTTGAAAATCAAGATTCCTTAGACGAATTTGCGAATAAAGCTGTTATTTTAAATGCACGGTTCTCTCCAGAATTGCTTGAATCAATTTTTACGACAACTACCCCTTTGCATGACGGTGCAGTGATTATTCGTGGAATGTCAATTTTGTCTGCGGCTACTATTTTACCTTTAGCAGATGATAGTTTACAGCTTTCCAAATCCATGGGAACAAGACATCGTGCGGGTCTCGGAATTAGCCAAATTACAGATGCCCTTATCATTGTTGTCTCTGAAGAGACCGGAAAAGTCTCGATTGCTCGTGAAGGCATTATGACGCGTGGAGTTAAAATGGACCGTTTTAAAGGGATCATTCGCAGTGTGTTTACTCCTCCTAAAACTAAAGTAGAATCAGGTTTTGATTTGATAGGACAGCTTAAACAATGGAATCAGTAA
- a CDS encoding RsmE family RNA methyltransferase — MPAQRYYIPQPFKQGMQLSMEGQEFHHLAHVMRTQVGQTVEIVNGTGWFGHALLERLEKKRAVFVVQEAIQYGKPSFEVILAQAIPKINRLDFIIEKGTELGMTQFWLFPSQRGERKQLTEHQIDRMQALTIAALKQCGSFYLPSLHLKPSLDKWEKKLPFPALFGDIHPDAPSGIEKLREERFQKGIIFFIGPESGFSEEEEKMLQALNVEGVKLHPHVLRTDTAAIAALCAISQQRL, encoded by the coding sequence GTGCCTGCCCAGAGATACTATATTCCTCAGCCTTTTAAGCAAGGAATGCAACTCTCTATGGAAGGACAAGAATTCCATCATCTTGCTCATGTGATGCGCACCCAGGTTGGACAAACAGTGGAAATTGTGAATGGAACAGGTTGGTTTGGACATGCTCTCTTAGAAAGATTGGAAAAAAAGAGAGCGGTTTTTGTGGTCCAAGAAGCAATTCAATATGGAAAGCCTTCATTTGAAGTGATTCTTGCTCAAGCTATTCCTAAAATTAATCGCCTTGATTTTATTATTGAAAAGGGGACTGAATTGGGGATGACTCAATTCTGGCTATTTCCTTCTCAGCGTGGGGAGCGAAAGCAGCTTACGGAGCATCAAATCGATCGAATGCAAGCTCTGACGATCGCTGCTTTAAAACAATGCGGGAGTTTTTATTTGCCCTCTCTTCATCTTAAGCCTTCTCTTGATAAATGGGAAAAAAAGCTTCCCTTCCCCGCCCTTTTTGGAGACATTCATCCAGATGCCCCGTCGGGGATTGAAAAACTTAGAGAGGAGCGTTTTCAAAAGGGAATTATTTTTTTCATTGGGCCAGAAAGTGGTTTCAGTGAAGAAGAAGAGAAAATGCTTCAAGCATTGAATGTGGAAGGGGTAAAACTTCATCCCCACGTCTTAAGGACAGATACTGCCGCTATTGCTGCTCTTTGTGCAATTAGTCAGCAACGACTTTAA
- the pyk gene encoding pyruvate kinase: protein MITKTKVICTIGPSVNSLEKIQALMQAGMNVARLNFSHQTHKEHLETIQLLKQARKNLDTPLAIMLDTKGPEIRLGRIKDQEQFLKTGQRWLLVKEPIEGDINQVSITPPEIIDQLAVGMQVLFDDGYISSQVVEVTPNGVVVEIFNGGLIHSGKGMNVPNTSLNLPALTDHDIADIRFGCQQDIDIIAASFIRSADHVLTIKRLLEEEKKSSILVIAKIENSEGVQNFDSIVKVADGIMIARGDLGVEVPLSQVPRLQKMMIRKCYIAGKPSVTATQMLESMIHNPRPTRAEVSDVANAIYDSTSAVMLSGETAIGHYPIEAVAMMKEIIKETEEDFDYYRHFHQQTPYISNDVPAAVSVATVKISHNANAKAIFTFTNSGGTARLLSRLRPPMPIIALTPNEKCYHQMALNWGVIPCKEIEHVQNIQDAFKQISAFALEKNHVNHGDLVLVTAGSPFGFTGTTNMMIVESIGDVLVRGIIGFGHRVHGNVCFALTSDSKQAYEVKDKLLVITSCDESYIPLIKESLGVILENFPDNEVSEEFLKKIMESLHKPYLCQAAHATRILKEGGMVTLDPEKKIIYKGIVLN from the coding sequence ATGATTACGAAGACTAAGGTCATTTGTACAATAGGACCTTCTGTTAATTCCTTAGAAAAAATACAAGCTCTCATGCAAGCAGGCATGAATGTCGCTCGCTTAAATTTTAGCCACCAAACGCATAAAGAGCATTTAGAAACGATTCAGCTACTTAAACAGGCGCGCAAAAATCTGGATACTCCTCTTGCGATCATGTTGGATACAAAAGGCCCCGAAATTAGGCTTGGACGTATTAAAGATCAAGAACAATTTTTAAAAACAGGTCAAAGATGGCTACTTGTTAAAGAACCTATTGAGGGAGACATTAATCAAGTCTCTATCACTCCGCCCGAAATCATCGATCAATTGGCAGTCGGAATGCAAGTCCTGTTTGACGATGGCTACATCTCCTCTCAGGTTGTAGAAGTGACTCCAAACGGTGTGGTAGTGGAAATTTTTAACGGAGGGCTTATCCATTCTGGCAAAGGAATGAATGTTCCTAATACCTCTCTCAATCTTCCTGCTTTAACCGACCATGATATTGCCGACATCCGCTTTGGTTGCCAACAAGATATCGATATCATAGCCGCCTCTTTTATTCGCTCCGCTGACCATGTTTTAACCATTAAAAGGTTGTTAGAAGAAGAAAAAAAGTCCTCTATCCTAGTTATTGCCAAAATTGAAAATAGCGAGGGAGTCCAAAATTTCGACAGCATTGTCAAAGTTGCTGATGGAATTATGATTGCACGCGGGGATCTAGGCGTTGAAGTCCCCTTAAGTCAAGTCCCTAGGCTGCAAAAAATGATGATCCGCAAATGCTATATTGCCGGAAAACCGTCTGTCACGGCTACCCAAATGCTCGAATCTATGATTCACAATCCCCGCCCCACACGGGCAGAAGTCTCAGATGTGGCAAATGCCATTTATGATAGCACATCGGCTGTCATGCTATCGGGTGAAACAGCGATTGGGCATTATCCTATAGAGGCTGTGGCCATGATGAAAGAGATCATTAAAGAAACGGAAGAAGATTTTGACTACTATCGCCATTTTCATCAGCAAACGCCGTATATTAGCAACGATGTTCCCGCTGCCGTTTCTGTAGCCACAGTAAAAATTTCTCATAATGCCAATGCCAAAGCTATCTTTACCTTTACAAATAGCGGAGGTACGGCAAGACTTTTATCTCGTTTGCGTCCTCCTATGCCAATCATCGCCTTAACTCCCAATGAAAAATGTTATCACCAAATGGCTCTTAACTGGGGAGTGATTCCGTGCAAGGAAATCGAACATGTCCAAAACATTCAAGACGCTTTTAAACAAATTAGCGCCTTCGCGTTAGAGAAAAACCATGTTAATCATGGAGACCTTGTTCTCGTTACAGCGGGGTCTCCTTTTGGATTTACGGGCACTACAAACATGATGATTGTGGAAAGCATTGGAGATGTCTTAGTGCGAGGAATCATTGGGTTTGGCCATCGCGTACATGGAAACGTATGCTTTGCTTTAACAAGCGACTCTAAACAGGCTTACGAAGTCAAAGACAAGTTGCTGGTCATCACGAGCTGTGACGAATCCTATATTCCTTTAATCAAAGAATCGCTAGGGGTCATCTTGGAGAATTTTCCCGACAATGAGGTTTCTGAAGAATTCCTTAAAAAAATCATGGAATCGCTTCACAAACCTTATCTTTGTCAAGCCGCCCATGCCACGCGGATTTTAAAAGAAGGGGGAATGGTTACATTGGATCCGGAAAAGAAAATTATCTACAAAGGAATCGTTTTAAATTGA